The nucleotide window ACCGGAGCTATTTTGGCCTGAACCCGCCCAAGCAGCAGGACAAGGAATGGGTAGCCGTGGACCCCAAAACCAACGCCTTATACGCCACCTGGACCGAGTTTGACTCCTACGGCAGCCTGAGCAGCCGCGACAGTACCCGGATTATGTTCACTAAGTCCACCGACCAGGCCCAGACCTGGAGCCCGCCCCAGCGCATTGGCTTCTACGGCGGCGACGCGGTGGATGAGGACAATACGGTGGAAGGCGCCGTGCCGGCCGTGGGGCCCAACGGCGAAATCTACACGGCCTGGGCCGGCCCGCGGGGCATCGTGTTCAACCGCAGCCTGGATAAGGGCCTGACCTGGCTGCCCCGGGAAAAAACCATCGTGAGCCAGCCCGGCGGCTGGGACTACGCCGTACCGGGCATCTACCGCGCCAACGGCTTGCCCGTCACGGCCTGTGACCTGAGCCCGGGGCCCTACCGCGGCAACCTGTACGTGAACTGGACCGACCAGCGCAACGGCCCCACCGATACCGATGTGTGGCTGGCCCGCAGCACCGACGGCGGCCAAACCTGGAGTGCGCCCACTCGGGTAAACAACGACCCGGCCGGCCGCCACCAATTCTTTACCTGGATGACCGTGGACCAGAAAACTGGCTACCTCTGGTTTGTTTTCTACGACCGGCGCAACTACACGGCCAGCCCTACCGATGTGCGCACCGACGTGTACGCGGCCCGCAGCACCGACGGCGGCTTGACCTTCCAGAACTTTCGCCTCAGCCAGAGCCCGTTTTTGCCCAACGAAAACGCGTTTTTTGGCGACTATACCAACATTACGGCCTACAACAACGTGGTGCGCCCCGTCTGGACGCGCATGGACAACACCCAGCCCAGCGTCTGGACGGCCCTGATTGACGTAACGGTGCTGGGTAGCAAAGGCCCCGGCAGCCTGCCCGACCTGACCCTGCAAACCTATCCTAATCCGGCCGGCAAGGTGCTCCACCTGGCTCTGGAACTGCCCGCCCCCACCCTTACCCAGGTCGACCTGCGCACGCCCACCGGCCAGTTGGTGCGCACGGCCCTGCGCCAGAGCCTCGGCGCCGGCCACCAGCAGCTCACCATTCCGGTTCACGACCTGGCCGCGGGCATCTACCTGCTCGATGTGAAAGTGGGCACTACCAGTCTACACCGCCGCGTGACGGTACTGCACTAAAACACAAAAGGGCCGCTGAAACCAGCGGCCCTTTTCTTTGGCGTACACACCGGCTTAAAGCGGGTCGGCAGTTACTTTGAACTTGGAATCAGCGCGCACGGTGATTTCGCGGGCAATAGAGCGGTTAACCGTAGCCTCGGTGTAAAGCGTGTAGCTGGGTGCTTTGATGTACTTATCGAGCTTGGTGCCGCTGGATGTCAAGTCGATGCTGGATACGCCTTTAGGCACGGCATCCAGGTAAGCCAGGGGCACGATGTCGTTCTGGTCGGTGCCAATCGAGATTTTGATTTTGCTCAGAAAGTCGAAGTTCTCAGCCTGGGGGTCAGTGATGGTGAGCGAGAGTTTGCTCAACGACACGTCTTTTACCAGGTCGGCGCTGGTGTTATTGTTCTTGAACGTCTCGTTGGAATTCACGGATACGGGCACCGGCAGCACCACGGGCGTAGCAATGAAGGCCGCGCTGGCTGGCACCTTGATGTTCTGCGAAGTCGAAATTTCAAAGGTCAGCAGCTGCTTGATTTTTTTGCAGCTCATAAAGCCCAGCAGCAGAAACAGCGGGGCCAGAAGAAGGACTTTTTTCATGCTAGTCATTTATTGCAGTGAAAGTTGGAGGGGGAATAGAAACCGCCTAACGCCCTCTGCACTGATTTAGTGCCGGCGGCGCCAGAAGATAAATATAGCACTTTTCCGGCTTTTCCGCCGCTAGTCCATCATGTCGGCCGAGCGGGGCGGCTCGTGCTTGAAGTCCGGATTCCAGCTCATCGGGTACTTCTCATCCAGGTACGGCAAGGCAGCCTCCGTCAGGTATAAGGGCCGGAACGTGTCGACCATAACGGCCAGCTCGTGGGTTTCCTTTTTGCCGATGCTGGCCTCTACCGTGCCCGGGTGCGGGCCGTGCGGAATCCCGCTGGGATGCACCGTAAACGAGGCCAGGTCAATGCCCTTGCGCGACATGAAGTTGCCGGCCACGTAGTACAGCACCTCGTCGGAGTCCACGTTGGAGTGGTTGTAGGGCGCCGGGATGCTGTCGGGGTGGTAGTCGAACAGGCGGGGCACGAACGAGCAGATCACGAAGTTGTGCGCCTCGAAGGTCTGGTGCACGGGTGGCGGCTGGTGGATGCGGCCCGTTATCGGCTCAAAGTCGTGGATACTGAAGGCGTAGGGATAGAAATACCCATCCCAACCGACCACATCAAACGGCGAGTGACCATAGGTGAGCTGGTGCAGGTAGCCCTCCTTCTTGATCTTGACCAGGTAGTCGCCCGATTCGCGCACATCGCCGGTGATCAGCTCGTGGGGCGGGCGGATATCCCGCTCGCAGTAGGGCGAGTGTTCCAGCAGTTGCCCGAAGTGGTTGCGGTAGCGCCGGCAGGTTTCCACGGGGCTGAACGACTCGATAATGAGCAACCGCACCAGACCCTCGTCGAAGTGGAGCTGGTGAATGATGGTGCGCGGAATCACAACGTAGTCGCCGGGCTCGAAGCGCACGATGCCCAGCTGGCTCCACAGCTCCCCGCTGCCCTCGTGCACGAAAATCACCTCATCGGCTAAGGCATTCTTATAGTAATAGTCCATGCGCCGCTCCGTCGGGTTGCAGATGCTCATGGTCACGTCGGCGTTGCCGATCAGCGTTTGGCGGGCCTGCAGGTAGTCGCCGCCGGTGGTCGTCTGGCCCAGGGTGCGCAAATGGCTGGGCTCCAGGGGCCGGTCTTTTAGCAGCTTGGGCGCGTAGGGCACCGGCTCGCCTACTTTTTTTATCTGGGTGGGCGGGTGAATGTGGTAGAGCAACGACGACACGCCGTGAAAGCCCAGCGTGCCCACGAGCTGCTCGGAGTAAAGCGTGCCGTCGGGCTGGCGAAACTGGGTGTGGCGCTTGTGCGGAATCTGCCCAATACGATGGTAGTAAGCCATACAAAACGAATTTTCGGGTGGGAAATCGGGTGGATTTGGGTTGGTGAAGGTAAGCAGGCTAGCCCAGACCCGCCACACCTGTAGTTGGGCGGAGGCGTTGGTAGCGGTAAGACTGGCTGCTGGTAATACGAACAGAAAACACTTATTTTAAGCCTGATGAGAAAAAAATTTATCCTCGCGATTCTGCTGTTTGGTAGCGGCTGCAAAGCGTTTGACCCCGCTCTGCTCAACCCTACGGCCGAAACCCTGCCTACCCGCCTGCCTACGCTTACGCCCGAGGTGCAGAGTGAGCGTATCCTACTATCCTTCAGCCCGATGGCCGTACCCAACGACGTGCGCACCCTGTTTGAGCGCGAAGTACGCGAGGTGCTCAGTGAGCCGTATGGCAAGTCGCGGGGCTTTCTGGTGCTGCACACGCGCCGGGTGAGTGCCCGGCCTGGCCTGGGTTTCACTTTTGCCTCGGTCCTGACGGCGGGCAGCCTCAACCTGCTGGGTTTCCCCTGGGCCCGCTACCGCTACGTGGTAGACGTGCAGCTCGACGTGCTCAACCAGCGCCGGGAGTTGATTGGCTCGTATCGGGGCACGGGGCAGGCGCGCGCTACGGCCGGTTTGTACAGCCGCACCAATTTCAGCCAGCCCGACCGGGTGTTATATTTGCAGTGCGTCCGGCAAGGCCTCGACCAGATTATTCCGCAGCTGCGCCCCGAAACAGCGCGCCTGCAAGCCGCGCTGGCACTATAAATGAGTGCGGGGTGTTGGCGGAGGCCGGTTATCCTGATTGTAGCTGTTTCTGACAGCTACGCGGCGCGTGCGTAACTTGCGCCTGACTTTATAACCCGGCCGCCCGCGGCTTCACCTTTACTTTTTTCTCGTGTCCTTATTCTCTTCGCTACCCAAAGCCTTTTCGTTTCTGCTTCTGGCCGGCACGCTGCTGTCCTGGAACGGCAAGTCGCCGGTGAGCACCGCGCCGGTACGAGCCCGCACGTTTGCCTTCGAGTACACGGCTACGGTTAAGGATTTGCCGGCTCAGGCCAAGGAAACTGACCTCTGGATTCCGGTACCCCACTCCGACAAATCCCAGGACATCAACAACTTGGTTATCAGCTCACCCTACCCCTACGAGCTGCTCGACGCGGCCCACGGCAACAAGGTGCTGCACCTGCGCGTGCTCAACCCCGAGCCGACCAGCTTCTCGGTTAGCATGAAGTTCGATGCCACCCGGCGCGAGCACAAAAACCCGGTGCTGGTGCCCGAGGCCGGTGGCAAGAAGGAAAAGGAAGCGGCCGACCCCGACATGCAGCGTTGGCTGCAGGCCGACCAGCTCGTGCCCCTCGACGACAAAATCCGCCTCTGGGCCCAGGAAGTAGTAGCCAAAGCCAAGGCCAAAACCGACCTGGAAAAGGCCCAGGCCATTTATAACCACGTGGTCAGCACCGTTAAGTACGACAAGACCGGGCAGGGCTGGGGCCGCGGCGACATCTACTACGCCTGCGACGCCCGCCGCGGCAACTGCACCGATTTCCACGCCGTGTTTATCGGCTACTGCCGCGCCGTAGGTATTCCGGCCCGCTTCAGCATCGGCTTCCCCTTGCCCACCGAGCGGGGCGAGGGCGAAGTAAAAGGCTACCACTGCTGGGCTGAGTTTTACACCAAAGCCACCGGCTGGGTGCCCGTCGATGCCTCCGAGGCAGCCAAGGACCCGTCGCGCCGCAACTACTTCTTCGGGGCTCACGACGAAAACCGCGTTGAGTTTACCCGGGGCCGCGACCTGACGCTGGCTCCGCGCCAGCAGGGCCAGACGCTCAACTACTTCATCTATCCCTACGCTGAAGTCGACGGCAAGCCCTTCACGTCCATTGACAAGCAGTTTCGCTACCACGACGTCGCCCGGGCCGCCAAATAACGCTCCTGTCGCTACCGCACGAAACCGGGCTATTTCCTCCAAAACTGGAAGGGAATAATCCGGTTTTTATTTGCGCGCTATGCAAAAACACCGGCAACCGTGACAGTACGGGCAGAAGCCGGCAGCCGAAAAACAAGCCCCCATATATACAACACCGCCTCCTGGTCAGAAGCGACCAGGAGGCGGTGAGCAGGAGCTACTAGCACGGAGCGGCGCAGATTGCACGGCCCAGGAAGCCATTAGTTACAGCCGCTGCAGGAAAACTCAGGATCATCTACTCCGCCAGTAAGGGTATACGTTACCTCGTTGGTAGGGAAGGTGAAATTGTCACTGGAGTCGTGGTTTGGTCCGGTCTGTACATAGGCGCGGGCCCAGCAGGAAGTACCATTCGGAATGTTAACGGTACTTGTATCGATGCTAACCGACTGGCCATACTGAATTACAGCAGTCCGGTTGGACTGGCCACCGTTCCACTGAATGGAAAAGCTGCTGTCAGCAACGCAATTGTTGACGAATACAACGATCATAAAAAGGAAATATCAGGGAGTAGCTGCGCAAATCGTGTCGCCGCTTTACACGCTCATCTTGACCCAGCAAGTATGATGCGAAACGCACTATAATTCGGATTGGCAAGATCACAAAGGTCGACTAAGTGTACTAGACGGTTTGAAGTACAAATACCTGATTATTAAAAACAGGTGTTTGTACGTGGCCGAGCGAAAGACATACCACCTATGTCGGCGTTAACAAAGAGCCCCGAACTTCCAGCAGGAAATCCGGGGGCTCTTTGTTAACGGAGATATTCGTCAAGCTTACTTGAGCAGGCCCAGCAGCTTGGAGCCGTCGCCGCCCAGGGCGCGCAGGGCCTGCTGCAGCTCGGCATCCTGGTCGCGCAGCACCTGGTAGTAAGCTGTTTTGCCGTAGGCGCTGCGGGCAATCAGGGCCTTAAGTTGGTCTTTGAGCAGTGTAGAGCAGCGCTTCATCCCGGCCGCATCGGCGGGCACGCCGTCGTGGGCTGCCTGCGCGGTCAGGGCTTGCAGCTGGGCCTCGGAAATGCGGAACGAAGTATTGAACTGCTCGAAGCGCATGGCTTCCAGCTCGGCTTTGTGGTCCTGGTAGAAGTTCAGGGCAAACTCGCGCACCAGGTTATGGCTTTGCAAGCGGGTGTAGTAGGGCGAGTACGCCGAGGTGTCGCGGGGCACAAACAGGTCGGGCATGATGCCCCCTCCGCCGTACACGGTGCGGCCCTTATCGGTGCGGTAGCGCAGCGAATCGGCGAAGTGGATGCTGTCGGCGTGGAAATACTCGCCGTGCTTCTGGCGCTGGGCCAGCTCTTTTTCGTAGGCCTCGTAGCCGCCGCGGTACGACTTCTGGATCGAGCGGCCCGAGGGCGTGTAGTAGCGG belongs to Hymenobacter cellulosilyticus and includes:
- a CDS encoding T9SS type A sorting domain-containing protein — encoded protein: MKRLILFGFLSLPSTLHAQSAHPNVLISVQNSPNETSIAINPKNTQQLMAGANINNQYTSQDGGRTWTWRTLTSPYSVWGDPVVVVDTTGAFYYFHLSNPGSNSGEFPFIDRLLVQRTPAVGTPLAYRSYFGLNPPKQQDKEWVAVDPKTNALYATWTEFDSYGSLSSRDSTRIMFTKSTDQAQTWSPPQRIGFYGGDAVDEDNTVEGAVPAVGPNGEIYTAWAGPRGIVFNRSLDKGLTWLPREKTIVSQPGGWDYAVPGIYRANGLPVTACDLSPGPYRGNLYVNWTDQRNGPTDTDVWLARSTDGGQTWSAPTRVNNDPAGRHQFFTWMTVDQKTGYLWFVFYDRRNYTASPTDVRTDVYAARSTDGGLTFQNFRLSQSPFLPNENAFFGDYTNITAYNNVVRPVWTRMDNTQPSVWTALIDVTVLGSKGPGSLPDLTLQTYPNPAGKVLHLALELPAPTLTQVDLRTPTGQLVRTALRQSLGAGHQQLTIPVHDLAAGIYLLDVKVGTTSLHRRVTVLH
- a CDS encoding homogentisate 1,2-dioxygenase; translated protein: MAYYHRIGQIPHKRHTQFRQPDGTLYSEQLVGTLGFHGVSSLLYHIHPPTQIKKVGEPVPYAPKLLKDRPLEPSHLRTLGQTTTGGDYLQARQTLIGNADVTMSICNPTERRMDYYYKNALADEVIFVHEGSGELWSQLGIVRFEPGDYVVIPRTIIHQLHFDEGLVRLLIIESFSPVETCRRYRNHFGQLLEHSPYCERDIRPPHELITGDVRESGDYLVKIKKEGYLHQLTYGHSPFDVVGWDGYFYPYAFSIHDFEPITGRIHQPPPVHQTFEAHNFVICSFVPRLFDYHPDSIPAPYNHSNVDSDEVLYYVAGNFMSRKGIDLASFTVHPSGIPHGPHPGTVEASIGKKETHELAVMVDTFRPLYLTEAALPYLDEKYPMSWNPDFKHEPPRSADMMD
- a CDS encoding transglutaminase-like domain-containing protein; protein product: MSLFSSLPKAFSFLLLAGTLLSWNGKSPVSTAPVRARTFAFEYTATVKDLPAQAKETDLWIPVPHSDKSQDINNLVISSPYPYELLDAAHGNKVLHLRVLNPEPTSFSVSMKFDATRREHKNPVLVPEAGGKKEKEAADPDMQRWLQADQLVPLDDKIRLWAQEVVAKAKAKTDLEKAQAIYNHVVSTVKYDKTGQGWGRGDIYYACDARRGNCTDFHAVFIGYCRAVGIPARFSIGFPLPTERGEGEVKGYHCWAEFYTKATGWVPVDASEAAKDPSRRNYFFGAHDENRVEFTRGRDLTLAPRQQGQTLNYFIYPYAEVDGKPFTSIDKQFRYHDVARAAK